The following coding sequences are from one Streptomyces sp. NBC_01431 window:
- a CDS encoding ABC transporter ATP-binding protein: protein MTTTIAAPALEAHDLHKAYSRHRVLRGADLTVDRGQLVAVVGENGTGKSTLLKTLAGTLPADRGEIRLTGRLGYCPQDPVLNHNLTVDQHLRYFAAAYHLPDLTHGHELVARLGYGQYANTTAGKLSGGTRQKLNLTLALLHDPDVLLLDEPYQGFDWETYLRFWDLVADLRSRGKAIVVITHLVFEQDRFDTLADLVDGRLTPRTTTKAAGHADA from the coding sequence GTGACCACCACCATCGCCGCGCCCGCCCTCGAAGCCCACGACCTCCACAAGGCATACAGCAGGCACCGCGTGCTGCGCGGCGCGGACCTCACGGTCGACCGCGGCCAGTTGGTCGCCGTCGTCGGCGAGAACGGCACGGGCAAGTCCACCCTCCTCAAGACTCTCGCCGGGACGCTGCCGGCAGACCGCGGCGAGATCAGGCTCACCGGGCGCCTCGGCTACTGCCCCCAGGATCCGGTCCTCAACCACAACCTCACAGTCGACCAGCACCTGCGCTACTTCGCCGCCGCCTACCACCTGCCGGACCTGACCCACGGCCACGAGCTGGTGGCCCGGCTCGGCTACGGGCAGTACGCGAACACGACCGCCGGGAAGCTGTCGGGCGGCACCCGGCAGAAGCTCAACCTCACCCTCGCCCTGCTGCACGACCCCGACGTCCTGCTCCTCGACGAGCCGTACCAGGGCTTCGACTGGGAAACCTACCTCCGGTTCTGGGACCTGGTCGCGGACCTCCGCTCGCGCGGCAAAGCCATCGTCGTCATCACCCATCTCGTCTTCGAGCAGGACCGGTTCGACACACTGGCCGACCTCGTCGACGGCCGGCTCACCCCGCGCACGACGACAAAGGCGGCCGGCCATGCCGACGCCTGA
- a CDS encoding SulP family inorganic anion transporter — MKTAGSRAGRLRGWLGRPARADVSAGAITALFSVPEGMAYAAIAGFNPVAGLYAGAVPAVVGSVFARTALMVTTLTSAIALTSRSALLASGLDPMDPANVAALTVAVGVCMALFALLRLGSLLRLVSTAAMTGFSVGIAVQIIAGAVDDATEYRSGHHNRLTHLLDWAANIGMWSASATAASAAAVVVWALAHRHPRLRSLAVLLALVAATAAVTGWGAPVALASSLGPIPAGLPGLSLPAWSALPRLVPGACAVAVVALAQAAGIPRSLPASHVPPGMPVSAGGDICAQAAANVAGAFFQALPAGGSLSRTGVAQAAGARTRWAGIISGVLLALLVATAGPLAGYIPLPVIGALVAVIGCKLVVARWAEIRSVLASGPGPAAVILLTFLATTQAPLQYALAVGLVASLTERLIHPVRERCRMLLATFSRP, encoded by the coding sequence GTGAAGACCGCCGGCTCCCGCGCCGGACGGCTGCGGGGGTGGCTGGGGCGTCCGGCGAGGGCGGATGTGTCGGCCGGGGCGATCACCGCGCTGTTCAGTGTGCCGGAGGGGATGGCGTATGCGGCGATCGCCGGGTTCAATCCGGTCGCCGGGCTGTATGCGGGGGCGGTGCCCGCCGTGGTGGGTTCCGTGTTCGCCCGCACCGCGCTCATGGTCACGACGCTGACCAGTGCCATCGCACTCACCTCGCGCTCGGCACTGCTCGCCTCGGGCCTCGATCCGATGGACCCGGCCAATGTGGCGGCACTGACCGTCGCGGTCGGGGTGTGCATGGCCCTGTTCGCGCTCCTGCGCCTGGGCTCGCTGCTGCGACTGGTGTCGACTGCGGCGATGACCGGCTTCTCGGTCGGCATCGCCGTGCAGATCATCGCCGGGGCCGTGGACGACGCCACGGAATATCGCAGCGGCCACCACAACCGGCTGACGCACCTGCTCGACTGGGCGGCGAACATCGGGATGTGGTCCGCGTCCGCCACCGCGGCGTCCGCGGCGGCGGTGGTCGTGTGGGCGCTGGCCCACCGGCACCCGCGGCTGCGCTCGCTGGCCGTGCTGTTGGCCCTGGTGGCCGCGACCGCCGCCGTCACAGGCTGGGGCGCACCGGTGGCGCTGGCGAGTTCGTTGGGTCCCATCCCGGCCGGGCTGCCGGGACTGTCGCTGCCTGCCTGGAGCGCGCTGCCCCGCCTGGTGCCGGGGGCCTGTGCGGTGGCGGTGGTCGCGCTGGCCCAGGCTGCGGGCATTCCCCGCAGCCTCCCCGCCTCCCACGTCCCGCCCGGTATGCCGGTCTCGGCTGGCGGGGACATCTGCGCGCAGGCCGCGGCCAATGTGGCCGGAGCGTTCTTCCAGGCCCTGCCCGCGGGCGGATCCCTCTCGCGCACCGGGGTGGCCCAGGCCGCCGGGGCCCGCACCCGATGGGCCGGCATCATCTCCGGCGTGCTGCTGGCTCTGCTGGTCGCGACCGCGGGCCCGCTTGCCGGGTACATCCCGCTGCCCGTGATCGGCGCTTTGGTGGCCGTGATCGGTTGCAAGCTGGTCGTGGCCCGCTGGGCAGAGATCCGCAGCGTGCTCGCCTCCGGCCCGGGGCCGGCCGCCGTCATACTGCTCACCTTCCTGGCCACCACCCAGGCACCGCTGCAGTACGCGCTCGCCGTGGGACTTGTCGCCTCACTCACTGAGCGGCTCATTCATCCCGTACGCGAACGCTGCCGGATGCTGCTCGCAACGTTCAGCCGCCCCTGA
- a CDS encoding galactose oxidase early set domain-containing protein: protein MATRTSRLKSHKTWLGAGAALVLAALNAPAVLGFAQEKYHAYEINTDDYKAERGHWDLMAMPEQYQLNSIHAVLLRTGKVLLIAGSGNNLKLFEGGTFKSTLWDPVKNTFKKIDTPKDMFCAGHAQLPDGKVLIAGGTARYEMLGGDVKRAGGAMLVKNEDPDQDRTFPKGTAFLSAAGKTYRSQFPVHLPAAHKRIDPATGMATVTANEARVYVEADQAGPAGITNSTEQYEIQGLRGKDDDNFYGIANKLGLDKKDFQGIKDAYEFDPATEKYSKVGSMSEARWYPTLLTLADGRVLATSGLDDVGQVVPGKNEIYDPATRTWSAAPTRYFPTYPSLFLLNGGKVFYSGSNAGYGPADKGRAPGIWDLAANTFRAVPGLKDPDALETSGSVLLPPAQDQKVMVFGGGGVGESEKVTARTAFVDLKAAHPAFAQGPELPNATRYLNTVLMPDDTVFTTGGSGDYRGRSQSNILAAQFYDPKANAFRRAAEPTVGRNYHTEALLLPDGRVAVFGSDPLFGDADNTRPGTFEQRVEVYSPPYIYRDTRPRLGPGPVSGQRGQSTAFPTPDAARIQSVRLIHPGSATHVTDFDQRSVALDFKRTGDSITVTVPNDRSLVPAGWHMLFVTDGHGTPSQARWLYVH, encoded by the coding sequence ATGGCCACGCGCACGTCCCGCCTGAAATCCCACAAGACCTGGCTCGGTGCCGGAGCCGCGCTGGTGCTGGCCGCCCTGAACGCGCCCGCCGTACTGGGCTTCGCGCAGGAGAAGTACCACGCGTACGAGATCAACACGGACGACTACAAGGCCGAGCGCGGGCACTGGGACCTGATGGCCATGCCCGAGCAGTACCAGCTCAACTCGATCCACGCGGTGCTGCTGCGGACGGGCAAGGTGCTGCTGATCGCCGGGTCGGGGAACAACCTCAAGCTGTTCGAGGGCGGCACCTTCAAGAGCACCTTGTGGGACCCCGTGAAGAACACCTTCAAGAAGATCGACACGCCGAAGGACATGTTCTGCGCCGGGCACGCTCAACTCCCGGACGGGAAGGTGCTGATCGCGGGCGGCACCGCCCGGTACGAGATGCTCGGGGGCGACGTGAAACGGGCCGGCGGGGCCATGCTCGTCAAGAACGAGGACCCCGACCAGGACCGCACCTTCCCCAAGGGCACCGCGTTCCTGTCCGCCGCGGGCAAGACCTACCGCTCCCAGTTCCCCGTCCACCTCCCCGCCGCACACAAACGCATCGACCCGGCCACCGGGATGGCGACGGTGACCGCGAACGAGGCGCGGGTGTATGTGGAGGCCGACCAGGCGGGCCCCGCGGGGATCACCAACAGCACTGAGCAGTACGAGATCCAGGGGCTGCGCGGCAAGGACGACGACAACTTCTACGGCATCGCCAACAAGCTCGGCCTGGACAAGAAGGACTTCCAGGGGATCAAGGACGCCTACGAGTTCGACCCGGCGACCGAAAAGTACTCCAAGGTCGGCTCCATGAGCGAGGCCCGCTGGTACCCGACCCTGCTCACCCTCGCCGACGGCAGGGTGCTCGCCACCTCGGGCCTGGACGACGTCGGACAGGTCGTCCCCGGCAAGAACGAGATCTACGACCCGGCCACCCGCACCTGGTCGGCGGCGCCCACCCGCTACTTCCCCACCTATCCCTCGCTGTTCCTGCTCAACGGCGGGAAGGTCTTCTACTCCGGCTCGAACGCCGGGTACGGGCCGGCCGACAAGGGACGGGCGCCCGGCATCTGGGACCTGGCTGCCAACACCTTCCGGGCCGTGCCCGGCCTCAAGGACCCCGACGCGCTGGAGACCTCGGGCTCGGTGCTGCTGCCGCCCGCGCAGGACCAGAAGGTGATGGTCTTCGGCGGGGGCGGCGTCGGAGAGTCGGAGAAGGTGACCGCCCGCACCGCCTTCGTGGACCTCAAGGCGGCCCACCCGGCCTTCGCCCAAGGCCCCGAACTGCCGAACGCCACCCGCTATCTCAATACCGTGCTGATGCCGGACGACACCGTCTTCACCACCGGCGGCTCCGGTGACTACCGGGGCCGGAGCCAGAGCAACATCCTCGCCGCCCAGTTCTACGATCCCAAGGCCAACGCCTTCCGCAGGGCCGCCGAGCCCACCGTCGGGCGGAACTACCACACCGAGGCCCTGCTGCTGCCCGACGGCCGGGTCGCCGTCTTCGGCTCCGACCCTCTCTTCGGCGACGCGGACAACACCAGGCCGGGCACCTTCGAGCAGCGCGTCGAGGTCTACTCCCCGCCCTACATCTACCGCGACACCCGGCCCCGGCTCGGCCCCGGTCCCGTCTCCGGGCAGCGCGGGCAGAGCACAGCCTTCCCCACTCCGGACGCCGCCCGGATCCAGAGCGTCCGGCTGATCCACCCCGGATCCGCCACCCACGTCACGGACTTCGACCAGCGCTCCGTCGCCCTCGACTTCAAGCGGACCGGCGACAGCATCACGGTCACCGTGCCGAACGACCGGAGCCTGGTCCCGGCCGGCTGGCACATGCTCTTCGTCACCGACGGGCACGGCACCCCGTCCCAGGCCAGGTGGCTGTACGTCCACTGA
- a CDS encoding phosphatase PAP2 family protein — protein MTSTATNLAPVRRGLGPLLPARLRPLDRPRLWVELVFTAVGYWAYTRSRNAVPAERGAALHRAHLIWDAERALHLNVELAVNHAADKVTWLVVGMNYYYATLHFIVTIGVLVWLYTRHPARYRSARTALYAATLLALMGFIFCALAPPRFLAAEGFIDTVVKHHTWGSWASGDVASMSNQYAAMPSVHIIWSAWAGLALAFLARRTWVRVLGVLYPLATFTVILATANHFLADAAAGAATLAAGFLIQRLLTGRPAYPRLQRS, from the coding sequence GTGACCAGTACCGCAACGAACCTTGCACCCGTCCGGCGGGGGCTGGGGCCGCTGCTGCCGGCCCGGCTGCGTCCGTTGGACCGGCCCCGGCTGTGGGTGGAGCTGGTGTTCACGGCAGTCGGCTACTGGGCGTACACCCGGTCCCGCAATGCTGTTCCCGCCGAGCGCGGGGCAGCCCTGCACCGCGCTCATCTGATCTGGGACGCGGAACGTGCCCTGCACCTGAACGTCGAGCTGGCTGTCAACCACGCGGCCGACAAGGTGACGTGGCTGGTGGTGGGCATGAACTACTACTACGCCACCTTGCACTTCATCGTCACCATCGGAGTCCTGGTCTGGCTCTACACCCGTCATCCGGCCCGTTACCGCTCGGCGCGCACCGCCCTGTACGCCGCGACCCTGCTCGCCCTCATGGGGTTCATTTTCTGTGCGCTGGCGCCTCCCCGCTTCCTGGCCGCAGAGGGCTTCATCGACACCGTGGTCAAGCATCACACCTGGGGCTCGTGGGCCTCCGGGGATGTGGCGTCGATGTCGAACCAGTACGCCGCGATGCCGTCGGTGCACATCATCTGGTCCGCCTGGGCGGGCCTTGCTCTGGCTTTCCTGGCCCGCCGCACCTGGGTCAGGGTCCTCGGCGTCCTGTACCCGCTGGCCACCTTCACGGTCATCCTGGCGACCGCCAACCACTTCCTCGCCGACGCCGCCGCGGGAGCCGCCACCCTCGCCGCCGGTTTCCTCATCCAGCGGCTACTCACCGGCCGTCCCGCCTACCCCCGGCTGCAGCGGTCGTAG
- a CDS encoding nitroreductase family deazaflavin-dependent oxidoreductase, with amino-acid sequence MADTRSKPQRPKPPTSWKRLVARLPVHLYRAGLGPLFGRRMLLLIHTGRVSGQARRVVIEVVAYDAERRTWTVASGFGPKAQWYQNLRRTPQATIQFGRRYHAVTARFLTPEEGGRIMAAYAPKHPRAARVLCRYMGFETDGSAESFRAAGEQIPFVRLEERPGPGEHAGQP; translated from the coding sequence GTGGCCGACACCCGCTCCAAACCTCAGCGGCCCAAGCCCCCCACCAGCTGGAAACGGCTGGTGGCGAGGCTGCCCGTGCACCTCTACCGGGCGGGCCTGGGTCCGCTGTTCGGCAGGCGGATGCTGCTGCTGATCCATACCGGCCGGGTCTCCGGCCAGGCCCGGCGGGTGGTCATCGAGGTGGTGGCCTACGACGCCGAGCGGCGGACCTGGACCGTGGCGTCCGGCTTCGGCCCGAAGGCGCAGTGGTACCAGAACCTGCGCCGCACCCCGCAAGCCACCATCCAGTTCGGCCGCCGCTACCACGCGGTCACCGCCCGCTTCCTCACCCCCGAGGAGGGCGGCCGGATCATGGCCGCGTACGCACCGAAGCACCCCCGCGCGGCCCGCGTCCTGTGCCGGTACATGGGCTTCGAGACCGACGGGAGCGCCGAGAGCTTCCGGGCGGCCGGCGAACAGATCCCCTTCGTGCGGTTGGAGGAGCGGCCGGGCCCCGGCGAGCATGCGGGCCAGCCCTAG
- a CDS encoding chloride channel protein has product MREAKWGLGALALVIGAGAGLGSIAFRWLIKTFTGLFSGHADYAGAGGSANPHVPWLGPYFVLLAPVIGGLLYGPLVDRFAKEARGHGVPEVMLAVAQRGGRINPNVSVVKALASALTIGSGGSVGREGPIVQIGSALGSTLGRITKVTEGRMKLLVACGAAGGIAATFNAPLAGVFFAMELILRSFTVEAFGAVVLSSVAASIIGRAAFGDVAFLTLPAFHVDHVAQYGLFALLGIVAGGVGIGFTRILYWIEDACDWAWRGPEWLRPAVGGLLLGVVLLVLPEMYGVGYPVLERAAEGKYAAAFLLLLLAGKVLATSLTIGIGGSGGVFAPSLFMGAMLGAAYGAGMQSLLPGTAGAVGAYALVGMGAVFAGASRAPITAVVILFELTGEYSIILPLMLAIVTATAVSRLLSRDTVYTLKLRRRGIDLDGPAPGAPLGSQRVDEVMEAAPGALAVDAQLSAVALALSRSAHGVLPVADKNGRYVGTITARAVAEALADEPGSAGCGALAGDLVQRPASLTADLPLAAALHALISHPGTGLPVLDSERSHLVGWLTHQSALRALHPVTSPAPVCAPVPAG; this is encoded by the coding sequence ATGCGCGAGGCGAAGTGGGGCCTCGGCGCACTTGCGCTCGTGATCGGGGCCGGCGCAGGGCTCGGCTCGATCGCCTTCCGCTGGCTGATCAAGACTTTCACCGGGCTGTTCTCCGGCCATGCCGACTATGCGGGAGCCGGCGGCTCAGCCAATCCACACGTGCCGTGGCTCGGTCCGTACTTCGTGCTGCTCGCGCCGGTGATCGGCGGGCTGCTCTACGGGCCGCTGGTGGACCGGTTCGCCAAGGAGGCCCGCGGTCACGGCGTGCCCGAGGTGATGCTCGCGGTCGCCCAGCGCGGCGGCCGCATCAACCCGAACGTCTCCGTCGTCAAGGCCCTGGCCTCGGCGCTGACCATCGGCTCGGGCGGCTCGGTGGGACGTGAGGGCCCGATCGTGCAGATCGGCTCCGCGCTCGGCTCCACCCTGGGGCGCATCACGAAGGTCACCGAAGGGCGGATGAAGCTGCTGGTCGCCTGTGGTGCGGCGGGTGGTATCGCCGCCACCTTCAACGCGCCGCTGGCCGGGGTGTTCTTCGCGATGGAGCTGATCCTGCGCAGCTTCACCGTCGAGGCGTTCGGCGCGGTCGTGCTGTCCAGCGTCGCCGCGAGCATCATCGGCCGTGCCGCCTTCGGGGACGTCGCCTTCCTTACCCTGCCCGCCTTCCATGTCGACCACGTCGCGCAGTACGGCCTGTTCGCCCTGCTCGGCATCGTCGCGGGCGGCGTCGGCATCGGCTTCACCCGCATCCTGTACTGGATCGAGGACGCCTGTGACTGGGCCTGGCGCGGACCGGAGTGGCTGCGCCCGGCCGTCGGCGGTCTGCTGCTCGGTGTGGTGCTGCTGGTGCTTCCGGAGATGTACGGGGTGGGCTACCCGGTTCTGGAGAGGGCGGCCGAGGGCAAGTACGCCGCCGCGTTCCTGCTCCTGCTCCTGGCGGGGAAGGTCCTGGCGACCAGCCTCACGATCGGCATCGGCGGCTCCGGCGGGGTCTTCGCCCCGAGCCTGTTCATGGGCGCGATGCTCGGTGCTGCCTACGGGGCCGGGATGCAGTCGCTGCTGCCCGGCACGGCGGGCGCGGTCGGTGCCTATGCGCTGGTCGGCATGGGTGCGGTGTTCGCGGGTGCCTCCCGGGCGCCGATCACCGCGGTGGTCATCCTCTTCGAGCTGACCGGCGAGTACTCGATCATCCTGCCGCTGATGCTTGCCATCGTCACCGCGACCGCCGTCAGCAGGCTGCTGTCCCGTGACACCGTCTACACCCTCAAGCTGCGGCGCCGGGGCATCGACCTCGACGGCCCCGCCCCAGGCGCGCCGCTTGGTTCCCAGCGGGTCGACGAGGTGATGGAGGCCGCCCCCGGGGCGCTCGCGGTGGACGCGCAGCTGTCCGCCGTGGCCCTGGCACTGTCCCGATCTGCGCACGGGGTGCTGCCGGTGGCTGACAAGAACGGCCGCTACGTCGGCACGATCACGGCCAGGGCTGTCGCGGAGGCCCTGGCGGATGAGCCCGGCTCTGCCGGCTGCGGCGCCCTTGCCGGGGACCTGGTGCAGCGGCCCGCCTCCCTCACGGCCGACCTGCCGTTGGCCGCGGCGCTGCACGCCCTGATATCCCACCCCGGCACCGGTCTGCCGGTACTCGATTCCGAGCGGTCGCACCTGGTGGGCTGGCTCACCCATCAGAGCGCGCTGCGCGCCCTGCATCCCGTCACGAGCCCGGCACCCGTGTGCGCACCGGTGCCCGCGGGTTGA
- a CDS encoding TetR/AcrR family transcriptional regulator, producing MRSISDDRTARAVIRDEALRLFSERGPEAVTVRQIATAAGVSAGLVVHHFGSKDGLREEVDQYVLATFEAMLAELTGEGGADLLDPQAQTGSLSEVMARHLPAESPLPGYLRCLLLSDTEAGRLLFRRLYGLSTAALAGLTQAGLAAPGRDPAARAAFLLANDLALFLLRDRIADVLGTDPLSAEGMARWAPEMLSIYAGGLTAAPGTDAPEGEPPEGEPS from the coding sequence ATGCGTTCAATCTCCGACGACCGGACCGCTCGGGCAGTCATCCGGGACGAGGCCCTGAGGCTCTTCTCCGAGCGCGGACCCGAAGCGGTGACCGTGCGGCAGATCGCCACCGCCGCAGGCGTCTCGGCCGGGCTCGTCGTGCACCACTTCGGCTCGAAGGACGGCCTGCGCGAAGAGGTCGACCAATACGTCCTGGCGACCTTCGAGGCGATGCTGGCCGAGCTGACCGGCGAAGGCGGGGCCGACCTGCTCGACCCGCAGGCCCAGACCGGGTCCCTGAGCGAGGTGATGGCCCGGCACCTGCCCGCCGAGTCCCCGCTGCCCGGCTATCTGCGCTGCCTGCTGCTCTCCGACACGGAGGCAGGCCGCCTGCTGTTCCGCCGCCTGTACGGGCTCAGCACGGCCGCCCTAGCCGGACTCACGCAGGCCGGACTCGCCGCACCCGGCCGCGACCCCGCCGCACGCGCGGCGTTCCTGCTCGCCAACGACCTGGCCCTGTTCCTGCTCCGCGACCGGATCGCCGACGTGCTCGGCACCGACCCCCTGTCGGCCGAGGGCATGGCCCGCTGGGCCCCCGAAATGCTCAGCATCTACGCGGGCGGACTGACCGCCGCACCCGGCACGGACGCACCCGAAGGAGAACCACCGGAAGGAGAACCGTCGTGA
- a CDS encoding MarR family winged helix-turn-helix transcriptional regulator, which translates to MSEHQQPSTPARNDVDAVTRAVLTASRVLVAVSARSLAAVEDRVTLPQFRLLVVLSTHGTAKLVALADLLGVNPSTAMRMVDRLIAANLADRQINPDNRRETLLRLTDDGRRLVEEVTTRRRAEIAAIVERVAPDQRAALVDALTAFSDAGGEPQVTDNDGALYPLGWPDTPVRRTAEKS; encoded by the coding sequence ATGAGTGAGCACCAGCAGCCTTCCACCCCTGCCAGGAACGACGTCGACGCCGTGACCCGCGCGGTGCTGACCGCCTCTCGGGTGCTGGTCGCCGTCTCCGCCCGCTCCCTCGCGGCCGTCGAGGACCGCGTCACCCTGCCCCAGTTCCGGCTGCTGGTCGTCCTGTCCACGCACGGCACGGCCAAACTCGTCGCCCTCGCCGACCTGCTCGGCGTCAACCCGTCCACCGCGATGCGCATGGTGGACCGGCTCATCGCGGCCAACCTGGCCGACCGCCAGATCAACCCGGACAACCGGCGCGAGACCCTGCTGCGCCTGACCGACGACGGACGGCGGCTCGTCGAGGAAGTCACCACCCGCCGCCGCGCGGAGATCGCCGCGATCGTCGAGCGGGTCGCCCCCGACCAGCGTGCCGCCCTGGTGGATGCCCTGACCGCGTTCAGTGACGCGGGTGGGGAGCCACAAGTCACCGACAACGACGGGGCGCTGTACCCGCTGGGATGGCCGGACACCCCGGTGCGCCGCACGGCCGAGAAGAGTTAA
- a CDS encoding MFS transporter, translated as MGGDTKPRRARSRSWPVLLTQERARPDRIRERPGAWWLAVATVCFGAFMGQLDASIVTLTYGSLRGEFRASLAAVEWVSLAYLLALVALLIPAGRLSDAHGRKLFYLYGFVVFTAASAACGLAPSLATLVVFRVVQAAGAAMMQANSVALVTTSAPRGKMRTALGVQAAAQALGLALGPTVGGALVSAVGWRWVFGINVPIGIIALVAGHYLLPRTRSHNRADRFDWPGLALLSVATTSLLLGVSAASGLPVPPWAVALLFTTAAGADWAFVQRQLRAPAPLLDLTLLRARAVSTGLAGALCGYLVLFGPLVLVPEALVEAGGSELTAGLVLTALPAGFALAATVADQVLPRAVSDRGRCLLGAAICAGTLGAMLVLPATAGWLVPQLAVLGVGLGTFTPANNTLVMGAIPANCSGTGGGLVNMARGLGTALGVALVTLQLHLAGDGAGRDGWLRAIAVLAAAAGIMLVAAWLSPAGRRTASEGSRQE; from the coding sequence ATGGGTGGTGACACGAAACCGCGACGGGCACGGTCGCGGTCCTGGCCGGTGCTGCTGACGCAGGAGCGGGCGCGGCCGGACCGAATACGGGAGCGGCCGGGTGCCTGGTGGCTGGCTGTGGCCACGGTGTGTTTCGGCGCGTTCATGGGCCAGCTCGACGCCAGCATCGTCACCCTCACTTACGGCAGCCTGCGCGGCGAGTTCCGTGCTTCGCTCGCGGCGGTCGAGTGGGTCTCGCTCGCCTACCTCCTCGCGCTGGTCGCGCTGCTGATCCCGGCGGGACGGCTCTCGGACGCGCACGGGCGGAAGCTGTTCTACCTGTACGGGTTCGTGGTGTTCACCGCCGCGTCTGCGGCCTGCGGTCTCGCTCCCTCTCTGGCGACGCTGGTTGTCTTCCGTGTGGTCCAGGCGGCCGGGGCGGCGATGATGCAGGCCAACAGCGTGGCCCTAGTGACCACGAGCGCCCCCCGCGGCAAGATGCGGACCGCGCTCGGGGTGCAGGCGGCCGCCCAGGCCCTCGGTCTCGCGCTCGGTCCGACGGTCGGCGGAGCCCTGGTCTCGGCGGTCGGGTGGCGCTGGGTGTTCGGCATCAATGTGCCCATCGGGATCATCGCGCTGGTCGCCGGGCACTATCTGCTGCCGCGCACCCGCAGTCACAACAGGGCAGACCGGTTCGACTGGCCCGGTCTCGCGCTGCTGTCGGTGGCGACCACCAGCCTGCTGCTCGGGGTCTCGGCGGCGTCCGGGCTTCCCGTGCCGCCTTGGGCGGTGGCGCTGCTGTTCACGACCGCGGCCGGGGCGGACTGGGCCTTCGTCCAGCGCCAGCTGCGGGCCCCGGCCCCGCTCCTCGACCTGACTCTGCTGCGCGCCCGGGCGGTCTCGACCGGCCTGGCGGGTGCGCTGTGCGGATATCTGGTGCTGTTCGGGCCGCTGGTCCTGGTACCCGAGGCGCTGGTGGAGGCGGGCGGGTCGGAGCTGACGGCGGGCCTGGTGCTGACCGCGCTGCCCGCCGGGTTCGCGCTGGCAGCGACCGTGGCGGACCAGGTGCTGCCGCGCGCGGTCTCCGACCGGGGCCGCTGCCTGCTGGGCGCGGCCATATGCGCGGGCACGCTGGGCGCCATGCTGGTCCTGCCCGCCACGGCCGGATGGCTGGTGCCGCAGCTGGCCGTGCTCGGCGTGGGGCTGGGAACGTTCACCCCAGCCAACAACACCCTGGTGATGGGCGCCATCCCGGCCAACTGCTCCGGCACCGGCGGCGGCCTGGTCAACATGGCCCGCGGCCTGGGCACCGCCCTCGGCGTCGCCCTGGTCACCCTTCAACTCCACCTCGCCGGCGACGGGGCAGGACGAGATGGCTGGCTGCGCGCCATCGCCGTACTCGCGGCTGCAGCGGGCATCATGCTCGTAGCGGCATGGCTGTCACCGGCGGGGCGACGCACCGCATCGGAAGGCTCGAGGCAGGAATGA
- a CDS encoding PP2C family protein-serine/threonine phosphatase, with amino-acid sequence MAVVATVDVAAGPGVGLLPMVSLGPAFAGLIGGWRRTACVGVFAFFLCLALGFYDGVFAERRGYAAVAAVAGVTAAGVAGAVMRQRREAAFASMCSIAEVAQRVLLRPVPRAAGHLRVAVSYASAVAEARIGGDLYEVVAAPAGVRVIVGDVQGKGLEAVETAAAILGAVREAAHEEADLEGVGARLRRAADRALRGEKFVTAIIAEVSPERGAVFLNHGHPPPLLVRADGSAHFPEPTRYALPLGLGLHQAAGPEPYQVDFGPGDQLLLYTDGVTEARDAHGTFYPLAERTGHLSDPDPQAALEALRADLAQHTAGPPHDDAAMLLLRHRT; translated from the coding sequence ATGGCAGTGGTGGCGACCGTCGATGTGGCGGCGGGCCCGGGAGTGGGCCTGCTGCCGATGGTCTCGCTCGGGCCCGCGTTCGCCGGGCTGATCGGTGGCTGGCGGCGTACGGCATGCGTCGGCGTGTTCGCGTTCTTCCTCTGCCTGGCGCTTGGGTTCTATGACGGGGTGTTCGCGGAGCGTCGCGGCTACGCGGCGGTGGCGGCGGTGGCCGGGGTAACCGCAGCGGGAGTGGCCGGTGCCGTGATGCGCCAGCGCCGGGAGGCGGCGTTCGCGAGCATGTGCTCGATTGCCGAGGTGGCCCAGCGGGTGCTGCTGCGGCCGGTTCCGCGCGCGGCGGGCCATCTGCGGGTGGCGGTCTCCTACGCCTCGGCCGTGGCGGAAGCCCGGATCGGCGGGGACCTGTACGAGGTGGTCGCCGCACCGGCCGGGGTGCGGGTGATCGTCGGTGACGTGCAGGGCAAGGGCCTGGAAGCGGTCGAGACGGCCGCCGCGATCCTCGGCGCCGTCCGGGAAGCCGCACACGAGGAGGCGGACCTGGAAGGCGTCGGCGCCCGGCTTCGGCGGGCTGCTGACCGCGCCCTGCGAGGTGAGAAGTTCGTGACGGCGATCATCGCCGAGGTCAGCCCCGAGCGCGGCGCGGTCTTCCTCAATCACGGCCACCCGCCGCCCCTGCTCGTCCGCGCCGACGGATCGGCACATTTTCCCGAACCCACCCGATACGCCCTGCCCCTGGGCCTCGGCCTCCACCAGGCGGCCGGCCCCGAGCCCTACCAGGTGGACTTCGGCCCTGGTGACCAACTGCTCCTGTACACCGACGGGGTTACCGAGGCCCGCGACGCGCACGGCACCTTCTACCCCCTCGCCGAACGCACCGGCCACCTGTCCGACCCGGACCCCCAGGCGGCGCTGGAGGCCCTACGAGCCGACCTGGCGCAGCACACCGCCGGACCGCCGCACGACGACGCCGCCATGCTGCTGCTGCGCCACCGGACTTGA